A genomic stretch from Microcebus murinus isolate Inina chromosome 19, M.murinus_Inina_mat1.0, whole genome shotgun sequence includes:
- the RPS15A gene encoding small ribosomal subunit protein uS8, which produces MVRMNVLADALKSINNAEKRGKRQVLIRPCSKVIVRFLTVMMKHGYIGEFEIIDDHRAGKIVVNLTGRLNKCGVISPRFDVQLKDLEKWQNNLLPSRQFGFIVLTTSAGIMDHEEARRKHTGGKILGFFF; this is translated from the exons ATGGTGCGCATGAATGTCCTGGCTGATGCTCTTAAGAGCATCAACAATGCCGAAAAGAGAGGCAAACGCCAGGTTCTTATAAGGCCGTGCTCCAAAGTCATTGTCCGGTTTCTAACTGTGATGATGAAGCATG GTTACATTGGCGAATTTGAAATCATTGATGATCACAGAGCTGGGAAAATTGTTGTGAACCTCACAGGCAGGTTAAACAAG TGTGGAGTGATCAGCCCCAGATTTGATGTACAactcaaagatctagaaaaatggcagaataatCTGCTCCCATCCCGCCAGTTTGG TTTCATTGTATTGACAACTTCAGCTGGCATCATGGACCatgaagaagcaagaagaaaacacacaggagGGAAAATTCTGGGATTCTTTTTCTAG